In Desulfovibrionales bacterium, the genomic stretch TGCGGCCCGAACGGCCCTTTGATTTAATTCCTTTATCTTTTTAGCATCATGAACCGGTATAGCCAGCGTGCCGTTTACCGCTACGGCCTTAAGGTTCTTCGCCCCGAAGACCGCCCCGGCTCCTCCCCGGCCCGCGGCGCGGCGCCTGTCACTAATCAGGCAGGAGAAAAGCGCCCTGTTTTCTCCGGCCACGCCGATGGAAACTACCTTCGTATCCTTGCCTTCCGCTGACTTTATAATCTTTTCTGTTTCAGCCGTGGTCCTTCCCCACAGGTGCGTGGCGTTCTTTATCTCAGCGCGGCCATTGGTTATAGAGACGTACACTGGCTCCTTGGCCTTGCCTTCTATGATCGCCAGATCAAAACCGCAGTATTTGAGGCCAGGGCCAAACAGCCCCCCGCTATAGCTATCCAGAAATATGCCGGTAAGGGGAGACTTGGTAATGACCGCGAAACGGCCACTAGATAGAATTTCCGTACCCTGAAAAGGCCCTGTAGCCAGGATAATTCTATTTTCAGGAGAAAGGGGGTCGATGCCCTTTTTAAGACCTTTTATAAAGTAGTAGGCCCCGATACCCTTGGCGCCAAGGTATTTGGTGATAATCTCCTCAGGTATCTCTTCTGTCTCGGTTTTCCCGCTGGTAAGATTTACCCTAAGAAGCTTCTTCCAATAACCGGTCATTTCGCCCCATCCTGCCTTGCTAAAGATCAATCCAGGGATTTACTGACAAGCAAAAAAATTCGTATCAGATTAGCTGGTTGAAAGAGTATTCTTAAATCCCTCCCAACCTCCCTTTTCCAAAGGGAGGAGAAACACCTCCCCCTTTGAAAAAGGGGGATTGAGGGGGATTTTGGCTTTTATAGCGCCTTGCCCAGGCATATTTTTCAAAAACCTAAGGTGTTACTTCATTTATTATTTCTGCGGCCCGCAGAGTGAGGTCTTTTAGTCGCTCAGGTAGGACAACTGAAGGAGGTTGGCGGCTTTAGGCGAGGCACTACCCACTTAAACAGCGCCACAAAAAAGGCTATGACCAGTATTATAATCAGCACATTTTCCATGTCGTCTCCATTTCATTAACACTCCAATAATGTACCCAAAAACAGTTCCTGTCAAGTTTGTACTTAGTGGACTTTTCCCACATATTATGGAAGCCATTGTTCCTGAGCGTAACTTGCTGGAGCAATGGGGTACCTTTCGAGGAGGAGCAGGAAGGGGAAAGTCCGCCTCAGGCGGAAAGGGGTAAAACCCTTCCCCACCTGCGAGCCCCGAAAGGGTCACTGCGCAGGCCGTGAAGCGAAGGAATGAGGGCTTCCATAAAATATGGAGATGTGGCCCCGGCAATCTCTACCTCCGGGGAATAATGCTGAAGATTCTCCCTTTATCGTGCGCTCTTTTCTGAATCAGGTAATCTCCATACAGGTCCAGGCGGATTCGCTCCATGCCGGGGAGGAGTTTTTGCGGGAACCTTTTCTTTTCAATCTCGCGGGAAACTTTTTCATACAACCAATAGACAGAGCCCTTAGGTCTTTTGGAAAGAAAGCGAACCAGCTTATCCTTTATCTCCTGGTCCTCTTCGTTCTCCGCTAGTTGTTTAAGCTTTTCTTCAATTACGTCATCGACATGAGGGCTAAGGAGCGTTTTTAAAAGGACCAGGGCCTCATTGCCACGCCCCCAATCAAAAAACAGTTGTATCTTTTCGCCCTGGTAAAGGGCATTATTGGGATCGATGGCCAGAAGCTTATCATACCGGGCCAGGGCCTTAGAAAAGGCAAACTTCCGGGCGTAAAGCCGGGCCAGCTTGAGCAATCCCCCCTCATTATCCGAATATTTCTCCACCCAGTCTTCATATTCCTTTAGTGCTCTATCCACATCCACATGCTCCAGGGCCTGGGCCAAAAACCATCCGGCCAGGAAGTGCTCGGGATTGTTCTCTTTGATCTTCCGGTACAGAGTCACCTTCTCCGGCCAGTCAAGGAGTTCACTTTTAAAGAAATCATCATTCCAAAAGATATCAGGACGGCGCCGGCATAGCCCTTCGATCTCCAGGCCAATAGTCTCAAAATATATGCCGTCACCGGCTTCGACCAGAGATTTTCTGAGTCCGGTTAATGCCAGCGCTGAGTATGGCATTTCCTGTAACGCCGCATTATAAACGGCCACGGCCTGCGGAAATCGTTCGCTTCTATAGTAATTTTCGGCCAGCCCGGTCCGCGCCTCTCCGGCCGTATCGCCACTGCTAAACATTGATTGATAAATACCCGCGGCCTCGTCCCATTTTTCGCGCCCCATAAGTATTCGGGCCAGTAGAAGACGATACCCGTCGCTGCCGCTGTGAGAGGCAAGATAACTCCTTAGAAGTTCCTCAGCCGCCTTGTACTCATTATCTCTCAGATGGAGAAGGGCCAGGCCCCGAATCCCCGCCGCCAAACCCGGATCTTTTAAGATCATCTTCTGATATTCCGCCCGGGCATAATCCGCACGTCCTTCGTCAATGTAAAGCTCTGCCAGTCCGCCGCAGGCGACTTCAAGGTCAGGGCAGCGTTTTAAAATGTCTGAATACATCATCCGACTCTTATAGTAGTTACCGGAGAGCCTTGCCAGACGGGCAAGGCCAAGCAGGGCCTCCTGGGAGTCGGGATTTTCGGCCAGCAGACGGACATAACACTTACCGGCCTCTTCATAATCCTTCAGGCCCTCGTAAGTGCGGGCCAGACCGAACGTTGCATCCTTATCATCGGGATAAGTAGCCAGTATCTTCTTATATGTATCCAGGGCTAAATCCAGCTCACCCCTTACCTCATACGTCTTTGCCAATCCCTTCGATGCCTCCGGGTTCTTAGCATCAGCAGCAAGAACAGAGCAGAATAACTTTTGGGCCGCAGCCACCCGGGCCTGTTCAATAAGGAGATGGGCCAAGGCCAGCTTTGCTGGCGAGAGGTCAGGATAAACCTCGACCACCGTCTGCCAGGCCCGGGTGGCCTCACCTATCCTGCCCAATGTCTGTAGTATTGTGACCCTCTTCACCAGGGCCTCTTTATTCTTAGGCTCAAGGGATAAAACATCCTCAAGGGGCTTAAGGGCCTTTTCCTGTTCACCCATTTTCAGCCATATATCAGCCAAATCAATTTTAAGGCCTGTTTTTTGGGGGTACTCCTGGCTTAGTTTCTCATATATGGCAGAGGCCTCTGTATATTCTTTGGTCTTTAGGTAAATTCCGGCCAGTTCTTTAAGAGCCTCTTCGTCCTTTGGGGCAAGGGACAGGTAGGTCTTATACTGTTCTATAGCTGCCGGGTATTGTCCGCCGGCAGAAAGGGCTTGAGCAAGTACAACCATCCCCTCTCTGTGTTTCGGTTCAATCTTTAACAGGGCCTGGAGGCTGACTGCGGCATCTTTGTAAAGCCCGAGTTCACTTTCAATCTGCCCTATCTTAAAAAGGAGCTTACTGTCATTTCGATTTTTGGCCAGCGCCTCTTTCAGATGAGGCAGCGCCTCTTTCTTCTTCTCTTTCTTAAGATAAAGCTGGGCAATCTTATCATGGCCCGCCAGATTATCCGGATAAGTTTTCAGAAATCCGGCAAGCACCTCTATGGCCTCTGTCTCACGACCGGCGCTTATAAGAGAGTCCACATAACGGTGAATAAAAACCGGATCGTTGCCTTTAAGGCCGATCAGCCTTTGGTAATAGGCTACGGCTTCGCCGTATTTTCCCAGGTTATCCAGACAGATAGCCATCTTATAAATCAGATCCACGTCTCGGGGGTTTAAACTCAATGCCTTAAGTAGATAATTAGATGCCTCTGAATAGCTTTTTAGCTTAAGATAAGCCTCTCCCAGACCCTTCAGGGCGGAAAAATTCGCGGATTCCTTTAAAAGTATCTGTTCGTAAAGTTTTACGGCCCTTTTTTCATTCTCGTGGGCAGCCAAAAGTTCGGCCAGAGGAAGCATGGCATCGGTGCGGTCAGGCTTTGACTCTAAAAAAATCTCCAGGGCCTCTATAGCCTCTGTATCTTTCCCCATATATCTCAATATCTGGGCCATCTCAAAACGGGCGTCATCCAGGTTAGGCTTGATCTCCAATACTTCCCTGTACAGAACCAGGGCTACGTCATATTTCTTCTGGCGGGTAAATTTACGCGCCAGGTCCCATTTGCTTTTCCATCGCGGCGCATCTTCCTGTTTCATAATTATTCTTGTGCCGGGAACCGCAGGCGGAGAAGCGGCCTTATTACCCGACACCTTGTCGGCTGCCGTTACATCCGCAACCCCCATCAGGAAAAACCAGATTAGGAGGACACAACCCTTTCTTATCATCCTCTTCCTTCCCTCAGTCGTGGATCGATAGCATCCCTTATACCTTCACCAAGGAGGTTATAGCCAAGCACAGTAATAAGTATAGCCATACCCGGATAAAAAGAAAGCCACCAGGCTACTTCAATACTGTCCTTGCCCGCGGTAAGGATATTACCCCAACTCGGCGTGGGCGGCTGGACACCAATACCCAAAAAACTCAGGGCAGATTCGGTCAGTATGGCCGCAGCTACGCCCAGAGTGGCAGCGACCAGTACCGGAGCCATGGCATTCGGTATAATATGCCTCCATATTATGCGGGTATGGCTGGCTCCTAAGGCCCGGGCCGCCAGGACATAGTCCCTCTCCTTTATGGACAGTATCTCCGCCCGAATCAAACGGGCCATTCCCATCCACCCCGTTGCCCCGATGACCACCATGATATTCCAGATGCTGGGCTCAAGCAAGGCCACGACCGCCAGAATCAAAAAAAACGTCGGGAAACAGAGCATAATATCCACAAAACGCATAATAATCGTATCCACATAACCAGCGTAATAACCAGCCATAGCCCCTAAAAAGACACCGATAACCATAGCGATACCCACGGCTACAAACCCTACCATAAGGGATATGCGCCCTCCCCAGATAATCCGGCTGAGGACATCGCGGCCCAACTGATCAGTGCCAAGGGGATGGTCATAACTGGGTGGTTCCAGGATAGATTTGATATCAATATAACTTGGATCGTAGGGAGAAAGTACAGGGGCCGCCAGAGAAATGATAAAAAGAAGCCATACAACCCCCGCCCCTATTAACCCCAGGCGATGACGTCTGAAGCGCCGCCAGAATTCTTTAACCAAGGCCCTTGTCATTACTTATCGCACCCGTATCCGTGGATCAACCAGGGCATAAGAGATATCCGCTACCAGGTTACCGATAAGGGTCAGAACCGCCCCGATGACCAGCTCACCCATGACTACCGGATAGTCTCTGGCCATGACCGCCCCGTAAAATAGCTGTCCCATGCCTGGAATGGCAAATATCGATTCAAAGATGACGCTGCCGCCGATGAGGCCGGGGATAGACAGGCCCAGGACAGTCACCACCGGAAGCAAGGCATTGCGCAGGGCGTGTTTATAGATAACCACCCGTTCAGGCAGGCCTTTAGCCCTGGCCGTAAGGATATAATCCTGCCGTATTACCTCCAGCATGTTGGACCGCATATAGCGCGAAAGGCCGGCTAACCCGCCGAACGCCGAAAGCAGGACCGGGAGAATGAGATGCCTGCCCAGGTCAACCGTTTTACCCCAGAAACCAAGGTATTCATAGTTCAGGGACTTGAGGCCGGATATGGGCAGCCAGTCCAGATGTACGCCAAAAACGAGCATCAAAAGCAGTGCCAGCCAGAAGGTCGGGGTGGCAAACCCTATAAAGACAAAAAGCGTGGTGGCCTTGTCAAAAAGAGAATACCGGTGAACCGCAGAGAGTATCCCGATGGGTATGGCCACAACTAAGATAAGAACCAGAGAGAGGATGTTGATAAAGAGGGTGACCGGCAACCTCTCCATGATCTTCTCCTGTACCGGCCGGTTGTCAGACGAAAAAGACCGGCCAAAGTCAAATCGCACCAGTCTCTTCAGCCAGTCAAAATACTGTATAGGGAGGGGCTTATCCAGGCCGTAGATGGCGTTGAGGCGGGCCCGGGCCTCCAGAGAGACCTTGGGCTGCATCATGGTCTGCATCTCCGTGGGCGCGCCAGGGGCAAGATGCAGGACGGCAAAGGAGATAACGGTTATCCCCAGAAAAATTGGAATCATGAGGAATAATCTTTTCAGGATATAAGTGGCCATTATCTATTAGCTTTCAGCATTCAGCTATTATCTGTCAACTATCATTTGAATCGTTCACCGTTATCAGTTCGCCGTTGTCCATGAAAAGGGCGAAAAACGTCTTCTTCGGTGAACGGTCAACGGTCAACGGTTACTATCTTATACCTCTGCTCCGTCTTTGGCACATACCACTTAATCAGGTTATAGGTTATACCCGCGGCGGCGGGTTCAATACCCTGAAAACGGGCCTGAACCACGGGAAGGGCGTCCGGGACATAGAGAAACACATAAGGCACTTCCTCGGCCAGTATCTCCTGAATACGCCAGTAAATTTTTCTGCGTTCCCCTTGGTCAAAGGTGCGTCTGCCTTTTTCCAGCAAGGCATCTACCTCTGTATTTCTATAAGAGATGAAGTTTAACTCTCCGGGTCTTGTCTTGGAAGAGTGCCAGACGTCGTATATATCGGGGTCCTGGCTTATTGTCCATCCCAGGAGAGTAGCTTCAAACGCCTTTTTCTCGATAAATTCCTTGATAAAGGCAGCCCATTCAATAATCCGGATATTGACATTAATGCCGACCTCTTTCAGCCGGCGCTGGATGATCTCTGCCGTCCGAGCACGGATATCATTCCCCTGGTTGGTAATAATGGTGAAACGAAATGGTATCCCACCCTTGTCCAATATGCCGTCACCATCCGCATCCCGCCACCCCGCCTCTTGTAGAAGTTCCCGGGCCTTGACGGGGTCGTAGGGATATTGCCTTATATTGGGATTATAGGCCCAGGTGCCGGGTTTATACGGCCCGGTGGCCTCCTGCCCCAGACCAAGCAGAACCCCTTCGATAATCTCTCCGCGATCGATGGCATAGGAAATGGCCTGCCTTACCCGCCTGTCCCTGAACTTTTCATCTTCCAGATTAAACCCCAGATAGGTATAGGCAAAGGCCGGATAGCGGTACTTGTTAAAGTTCTCTTTAAACTTTCGATACTCCGTCTGCCGGGCATATTGAAGCGGGCTAAGGCCCATGTTATCTATACCTCCGGCCTTAAGTTCCATGAACATGGTAGCAGAATCGGGGATAATCCTGTAGATAAAGCGATCGATATAGGGACGGCCCTCGAAGTAATCGGGATTATAGGCAAGGACAACCTTTTCCCCGGCCTTCCATTCCTTGAAGATAAAGGGGCCTGTGCCTATGGGATGGCGCACCAGAGGGCTCTTCATGATATCCCTTCCTTCCAGAAGATGTCCGGGCAGAACAGAAATCCCCCAACTGGCCAGGGCCGGGGCAAAAGGCTTTTTATAGGTAACCCGGAAGGTATAAGGGTCCGTCGCCTCCGCCCTTTCCACCTGAAGGAAGTCTTCGGCATAGGCGGTTGGGGTGCGAGGATCGATCATAGTCTTATAGGTAAATAAGACGTCTGCGGCGGTAAAAGGTTGGCCGTCATGCCACCTTACCCCCTTTCGCAGATGAAAGGTAATGACCAGCCCGGATTTTGAGACCTCAAACGATTCGGCCAGATCACCCACCAGCTTCAGGTCTTTGTCATATTTCACGAGGCCGTTGTATATGAGGCCGGCCACCTCATGAGAAGAACTATCGGAAGCAAGGATCGGAATTAAATTTGAAGGCTCTCCGATAGACCCGGTGATCAGGGTGTCGCCATAGCAGGGCGGTCCGGCTGCTGCCGGACGCCCCGGGGTCTCACTGCTGTCTTCCGGCCGGGAGCAGGCCGGGCAAGATATGAGGGCAAGAACCCCCCAGACCAGGAGCATGCGGCCGCTGATTTCCAATATCTTTGCCGGCGCTTTCATATCCAAGAACGCATTATACGGCAAACATTCCCTTGAAACAATCTTTGTTTTATTATAGTCTGGTCGGCAGTCGGCCATCAGCATGAAGCCGGTTCACCGTTTACTGTTGACCGTTTACCGAAAGAAAATATCGGACAACGGTGAACGGATAACGGATAACAAACATGCTGACAGCTAATCGCTGATCGAAGAGAACTCCCAGCCGGCCTCAGGCCGACCGTAGGCCGGAAACGGTTGTTTTTTTGAATGAGCGCCGCCCATGACATCCCAGCCACTACTTTCCGTCCAGGACTTAACGACATATTTTTACACCGAAGAAGGCACCTTAAAGGCGGTTGATGGCGTAAGCTTCACTGTGGAAAAGGGCGAAACTGTCTGCGTCGTAGGCGAGTCCGGCTGTGGCAAGAGTGTCACGGCTCTGTCCATACTGAGGCTCATCCCGGACCCTCCCGGCAGGATAGTCTCCGGTTCAATCCTGTTCGACGGCCGGAATATTATGAAACTGGGAAAGGAAGACCTGCGCAGACTCCGGGGACGACGGATTTCCATGGTCTTCCAGGAGCCGATGACCGCGCTCAATCCGGTCTTCACCATAGGCGACCAGATCACAGAGGCCATACTCGTACATGAAAAGATGACGCACCATCAGGCCGAACAAAAGGCCGTTGAACTCCTCGGCCTGGTCGGCGTCCCCTCACCTGCCGAACGGATAAGGCATTACCCCCACCAACTGAGCGGCGGACTAAGACAAAGGGTTATGATCGCCATGGCCCTGGCCTGCCGGCCGGACCTTGTAATTGCCGATGAACCGACCACGGCCCTGGACGTCACCATCCAGGCCCAGATACTGGATCTGCTCACCGGGATCAAAAAGAAAACCGGCATGGCCCTCCTTTTGATTACCCACAATCTCGGCGTGGTGGCCGAGGTAGGCCAAAGGGTTATCGTCATGTACGCCGGACGCATAGTTGAAGAGGCCGATGTCGATAACCTCTTTTCCCGGCCGCTCCATCCCTATACCAGGGGGCTCCTGGCCTCTCTGCCGCACGTCTCGTTGGATAAGGAACCACTACACCGCCTCACGCCCATACCCGGCACGGTCCCGGCGCTTTCCGCCCTGCCCGGAGGCTGCACCTTTCAGAACCGCTGTAACGAGGTACATAAAGAATGTCTCAGCACCGAACCACAACTTCTTGAGGTAGAAAAAGGGCACTTCGTGCGGTGCTTTTTAAAGGCAGACCGGCCATGAAACCAGTGGTTGAAGTCAAAGACCTGTTTAAACATTATCAGGTGCGGAGCGGCTTCTGGGGCGGGAAAGACCACGACTTACAGGCCGTGGCCGGCGTTAACCTTACCATCATGCCGGGCGAGATATTAGGGTTGGTGGGTGAAAGCGGCTGCGGCAAGTCCACATTAGGCCGCCTCATACTGAAACTAGAGGAACCTGCCTCAGGCCAGGTTTTCTATAAGGGCCGGGACGTCTCCTCTTTATCCCAGAGACAGATGCGGAATTTGCGCAGGGATATGCAGATCATATTCCAGGATCCCTACTCGTCGCTTAATCCACGCCGGAACATATTCGATATTGTGGCCGAACCGTTCGTAATCCACAAGCTCTGCCGCGGCAGGACAGAACTGATCGAAAAGGTCACCCATATACTCGGAGAGGTGGGTATTGGCGAAGACCAACTCTATCGCTATCCGCATGAATTCAGCGGCGGACAAAGGCAGAGGATCGGCATCGCCCGTGCCTTAGCCCTGCATCCGGAATTCATCGTGGCGGACGAGCCGGTCTCTTCCCTGGACGTCTCGATACAGGCCCAGGTAATCAATCTCCTCCTGGACCTCAAAAACAAATTCAATCTTACCTATCTCTTTATTGCCCACGACCTTCAGGTCGTACATTACCTGAGCACCCGCATCGCCGTCATGTACCTCGGAAAAATCGTGGAAATAATAGACAAAAATCTCCTCGGACAGGTCCCCCACCACCCCTATACCGAGGCCCTCTTGGCGGCCGCCCCTTCTCCTGACCCTACCCGCCGTCAAAAGCGTATAGTCCTGGAGGGAGATCCACCCAGCCCCTTAAACATTCCACCGGGCTGTCCCTTTCACCCCCGCTGTCCATACCAAAAGGACATCTGCACGACGGATAAGCCCCTCTGGCACGAAGCCAGCCAGAGGCAGTGGCTCTCCTGCCATATCCGGTAGGGCCAGTGGTTTTGGTGGGTTTAATGATTTCCTCTTTGTTTTTAAGCACGCAAACCGCGCATGGAATAAAATAAGAATTGACATTCCAATTTTACACGGTATAATTGAACTATGATTACAAGAATGCCTAATCTGCCCTTTAGGCGCAGAAGTATCTTCCTCTTCGGCCCGAGACAGGTGGGGAAGAGTACGCTGGTTAAGCACCTGTTAGCGGGTACGGATTATCTTGAGATCGATCTCTTAAAAAGGGATGTGTTCTTGAAATACAAGACGAACCCGGATCTGCTCAGGGCGGAGACAGAGTTTTTAGCAAGGAGTAAAGGCAAGGTCTTCATATTTATAGATGAGATACAGAAATGTCCCGAACTCCTTGACGAAGTGCACTATCTTATCGAGAAGTTCAGAAATAGAGTATCTTTTGTATTGACGGGGTCAAGCGCCCGGAAACTGAAAAGGGTCTCCGTAAATATGCTGGCCGGGAGGGCCTGGCAATATTTTTTATTCCCTTTTACTCATATAGAACTAGGCGAAAAATTCGACCTTGACGAAGTCCTGCTCAGGGGAACACTTCCTCCGATAATTGACGAACCGCTTGAAGATGCGTTCCGGACGTTGAGGGCCTACGTGCAGACCTATCTGAAGGAGGAAATACTTGACGAGGCTATCGTCAGGAATATCGGAGCATTCAGCCGGTTCCTGGACATGGCGGCCGACCAGAGCGGGAAAATCGTAAATTTTTCCACTATATCCCGGGAGGCCGGAGTAAGCAGTAAAACCATAAAAGGATACTATCAAATACTTGAGGATACACTGATCGCCGTTAAACTGGAACCCTACCTGAAAAGCGCCCGGAAGCGGTTGACGATACATCCCAAATATTATCTCTTTGATCTGGGTGTCATCAATACCCTTAACGGCAGAACCTCCGTTTCATCAGTGGGAGGGCCAACCGTATATGGAATGTTATTTGAACACCTTATAGTCCTGGAGACCTATCGTCTTGTCCGGTATGCCGAAAAACCTATTCGCATCTTCCACTGGAGGTCTGCGCATGGAGCAGAAGTAGATATGGTGTTAGAAGAGGGAGACAACTTATGGGCCATTGAGATCAAATCGTCACGGGTAGTAAAATCCGGCGATCTCAGGGGGCTAAAAGCGTTCAGGGATGATCACCCCCGTGCCGTATGCCTCTGTGTTTCTACGTGCGATACACCGTATATGGTCGGAGAAGTTCCGGTTATCCCCTGGAAGATGGCATTTGGAATGGGTTACCTTAACCTTGTTACATAAGTTGTTTCGGTGGGCACAATAACACTGTCACCTTACGGGGCTAGGCTGTAGCTGTGGTCACAACATGAAGCCATAGATAACGTTTTCCATCTCGCTGTAGTTTTTCGAAACGACTTTAAACCCTTTCAATTTCAGTTCCATGGCTATGGACCTGAGCCTTTTAACGTCGGATGCCTGAGGACTGACCTTAACCTCGTAAGCCTGGCTTTTGTCCACAATGAAGTCTATTTCAGTTCCGCCTTTCTTCTGATAATAGTTGAGTTCTCCCTTGAGCGCGAGACTTTGAAAGATACTGTTTTCAAAAAGGCTGCCCGGATCCAGTCTGGCAAGATGATTCGCCAGACCGGTGTCACACACGTACACCTTGGGCATCTTTCTGATCTCAGTGTCTTTTCCACTGCTGAATGGTCTTATTCTCTTTATAAAGTACGTTCCTTCCAAGAATGAGATATATTCACTCAACGTAGGTCTGGAAATTCCCAATTCCTTGGAAATCCTTTGAATGTCCAGTCTGGAGCCGAGTCGTTGCATCAGGAGCAGCATCAAGTCACGAATCACGTCATTTCTGCGGAAATCTCCCAACTGGAGGATTTCCAGTTGAAAAAAGGAGGAGAATATCTCTTCCAGCGCCCTCCTTTTTTCTTCGGCGCTGCTTTTCAACACCACCCCCGGGAAACCGCCGAATAAAATATACTCGTCATAGAGCGGCCTGATCGCCTCATAGATAGGACGGGTGATATCGGTAGCCGTTTCGGGTATC encodes the following:
- a CDS encoding tetratricopeptide repeat protein, translated to MIRKGCVLLIWFFLMGVADVTAADKVSGNKAASPPAVPGTRIIMKQEDAPRWKSKWDLARKFTRQKKYDVALVLYREVLEIKPNLDDARFEMAQILRYMGKDTEAIEALEIFLESKPDRTDAMLPLAELLAAHENEKRAVKLYEQILLKESANFSALKGLGEAYLKLKSYSEASNYLLKALSLNPRDVDLIYKMAICLDNLGKYGEAVAYYQRLIGLKGNDPVFIHRYVDSLISAGRETEAIEVLAGFLKTYPDNLAGHDKIAQLYLKKEKKKEALPHLKEALAKNRNDSKLLFKIGQIESELGLYKDAAVSLQALLKIEPKHREGMVVLAQALSAGGQYPAAIEQYKTYLSLAPKDEEALKELAGIYLKTKEYTEASAIYEKLSQEYPQKTGLKIDLADIWLKMGEQEKALKPLEDVLSLEPKNKEALVKRVTILQTLGRIGEATRAWQTVVEVYPDLSPAKLALAHLLIEQARVAAAQKLFCSVLAADAKNPEASKGLAKTYEVRGELDLALDTYKKILATYPDDKDATFGLARTYEGLKDYEEAGKCYVRLLAENPDSQEALLGLARLARLSGNYYKSRMMYSDILKRCPDLEVACGGLAELYIDEGRADYARAEYQKMILKDPGLAAGIRGLALLHLRDNEYKAAEELLRSYLASHSGSDGYRLLLARILMGREKWDEAAGIYQSMFSSGDTAGEARTGLAENYYRSERFPQAVAVYNAALQEMPYSALALTGLRKSLVEAGDGIYFETIGLEIEGLCRRRPDIFWNDDFFKSELLDWPEKVTLYRKIKENNPEHFLAGWFLAQALEHVDVDRALKEYEDWVEKYSDNEGGLLKLARLYARKFAFSKALARYDKLLAIDPNNALYQGEKIQLFFDWGRGNEALVLLKTLLSPHVDDVIEEKLKQLAENEEDQEIKDKLVRFLSKRPKGSVYWLYEKVSREIEKKRFPQKLLPGMERIRLDLYGDYLIQKRAHDKGRIFSIIPRR
- a CDS encoding ABC transporter permease, which codes for MTRALVKEFWRRFRRHRLGLIGAGVVWLLFIISLAAPVLSPYDPSYIDIKSILEPPSYDHPLGTDQLGRDVLSRIIWGGRISLMVGFVAVGIAMVIGVFLGAMAGYYAGYVDTIIMRFVDIMLCFPTFFLILAVVALLEPSIWNIMVVIGATGWMGMARLIRAEILSIKERDYVLAARALGASHTRIIWRHIIPNAMAPVLVAATLGVAAAILTESALSFLGIGVQPPTPSWGNILTAGKDSIEVAWWLSFYPGMAILITVLGYNLLGEGIRDAIDPRLREGRG
- a CDS encoding ABC transporter permease, with the protein product MATYILKRLFLMIPIFLGITVISFAVLHLAPGAPTEMQTMMQPKVSLEARARLNAIYGLDKPLPIQYFDWLKRLVRFDFGRSFSSDNRPVQEKIMERLPVTLFINILSLVLILVVAIPIGILSAVHRYSLFDKATTLFVFIGFATPTFWLALLLMLVFGVHLDWLPISGLKSLNYEYLGFWGKTVDLGRHLILPVLLSAFGGLAGLSRYMRSNMLEVIRQDYILTARAKGLPERVVIYKHALRNALLPVVTVLGLSIPGLIGGSVIFESIFAIPGMGQLFYGAVMARDYPVVMGELVIGAVLTLIGNLVADISYALVDPRIRVR
- a CDS encoding peptide-binding protein is translated as MKAPAKILEISGRMLLVWGVLALISCPACSRPEDSSETPGRPAAAGPPCYGDTLITGSIGEPSNLIPILASDSSSHEVAGLIYNGLVKYDKDLKLVGDLAESFEVSKSGLVITFHLRKGVRWHDGQPFTAADVLFTYKTMIDPRTPTAYAEDFLQVERAEATDPYTFRVTYKKPFAPALASWGISVLPGHLLEGRDIMKSPLVRHPIGTGPFIFKEWKAGEKVVLAYNPDYFEGRPYIDRFIYRIIPDSATMFMELKAGGIDNMGLSPLQYARQTEYRKFKENFNKYRYPAFAYTYLGFNLEDEKFRDRRVRQAISYAIDRGEIIEGVLLGLGQEATGPYKPGTWAYNPNIRQYPYDPVKARELLQEAGWRDADGDGILDKGGIPFRFTIITNQGNDIRARTAEIIQRRLKEVGINVNIRIIEWAAFIKEFIEKKAFEATLLGWTISQDPDIYDVWHSSKTRPGELNFISYRNTEVDALLEKGRRTFDQGERRKIYWRIQEILAEEVPYVFLYVPDALPVVQARFQGIEPAAAGITYNLIKWYVPKTEQRYKIVTVDR
- a CDS encoding ABC transporter ATP-binding protein, whose protein sequence is MTSQPLLSVQDLTTYFYTEEGTLKAVDGVSFTVEKGETVCVVGESGCGKSVTALSILRLIPDPPGRIVSGSILFDGRNIMKLGKEDLRRLRGRRISMVFQEPMTALNPVFTIGDQITEAILVHEKMTHHQAEQKAVELLGLVGVPSPAERIRHYPHQLSGGLRQRVMIAMALACRPDLVIADEPTTALDVTIQAQILDLLTGIKKKTGMALLLITHNLGVVAEVGQRVIVMYAGRIVEEADVDNLFSRPLHPYTRGLLASLPHVSLDKEPLHRLTPIPGTVPALSALPGGCTFQNRCNEVHKECLSTEPQLLEVEKGHFVRCFLKADRP
- a CDS encoding ATP-binding cassette domain-containing protein produces the protein MKPVVEVKDLFKHYQVRSGFWGGKDHDLQAVAGVNLTIMPGEILGLVGESGCGKSTLGRLILKLEEPASGQVFYKGRDVSSLSQRQMRNLRRDMQIIFQDPYSSLNPRRNIFDIVAEPFVIHKLCRGRTELIEKVTHILGEVGIGEDQLYRYPHEFSGGQRQRIGIARALALHPEFIVADEPVSSLDVSIQAQVINLLLDLKNKFNLTYLFIAHDLQVVHYLSTRIAVMYLGKIVEIIDKNLLGQVPHHPYTEALLAAAPSPDPTRRQKRIVLEGDPPSPLNIPPGCPFHPRCPYQKDICTTDKPLWHEASQRQWLSCHIR
- a CDS encoding ATP-binding protein, which encodes MITRMPNLPFRRRSIFLFGPRQVGKSTLVKHLLAGTDYLEIDLLKRDVFLKYKTNPDLLRAETEFLARSKGKVFIFIDEIQKCPELLDEVHYLIEKFRNRVSFVLTGSSARKLKRVSVNMLAGRAWQYFLFPFTHIELGEKFDLDEVLLRGTLPPIIDEPLEDAFRTLRAYVQTYLKEEILDEAIVRNIGAFSRFLDMAADQSGKIVNFSTISREAGVSSKTIKGYYQILEDTLIAVKLEPYLKSARKRLTIHPKYYLFDLGVINTLNGRTSVSSVGGPTVYGMLFEHLIVLETYRLVRYAEKPIRIFHWRSAHGAEVDMVLEEGDNLWAIEIKSSRVVKSGDLRGLKAFRDDHPRAVCLCVSTCDTPYMVGEVPVIPWKMAFGMGYLNLVT